The region CCCTCAGATCCCGATCTTGTGCGCCGGTGGAAGCTCGGAGCGTTCGATGGCGTCAGCACGGCGGTGCAGCAGCTCGGCTGTGTCGTCGAGGTCATGGGCGATGATGAACCTCCGCTCGATCGCGCCGTCGACTGCGAACTCGCCGAGCGCCGGCATGTCGGCCACCTTGGGCTCGTGGCCGGTCGCCGAGGCGATGCGGTCCTTCAGCTCCTCGAAGGTGAACGACTTGCGGCCGGTGCCCTCGCCCTTGCGCTGCAACTCGTCGGGGCGGTTGCGCGAGGCCGTGTAGAGGCCGGTGTCCATCAGCCCGCCGGAGGGATAGAACACCGACGCGTTGATCGGGACGCCTTCCTTGGCGAGGTTGAGCTGGAGTGCCTCGGTGAAGCACGACACAGCGGCCTTGGACGCCGCATACACCGATGCGGTGGCCACGGGTGCGAACCCGCCGTCGCCGGAGGAGGTCATGATCACCTGGCCGGGCTCGCCGGACTCGATCATGCGTGGCACGAACTCGCTCACGCCGATGGCCACGCCGAACACGTTCACGCCGAAGCACCAGCGCCAGTCATTCGGTTCCTGCTGCCATGGCAACCCGCCGCCACCGGAGGTGACCCCGGCGTTGAGGAACAGCAGGTTGCAGCGGCCGTGGTTGGAGAAGACATGCTCGGCGAGAGCCGCCGTCGACGCCTCATCGGACACGTCGGTGCGCACACCTTCGACCTTGCCCAGCTCGGAGAGCTCGGCCACGGTCGAATCGAGTGCGGACTGCTCGATGTCGGCGATCACCACGGTGGCGCCGCGCTTCAGCAGGGCTGTGGCGATCGAGTAACCCATGCCGCTGGCGCCGCCCGTGACCACGGCCACCGCGCCCGAGGGGTCGATGGGGGAGGGAACTGATTCGCTCATCAGGCGCTGTCTCCGGGCCAGGGGATCCCGTAGTCGTCGAACCACCAGCGCGCCTCGCGGATCGCGTTGGGCGGTGTGCGCAGGTCGGGGTCCTGGTTGAGCTGCTCGGGTGTGGGGCCGACCTTCTCGGCGATCCCCTCCAGCGCGGGCAGGTCGAGGTCGTAGCACTCGACTGCGTTGAGCCCGAGCATCAGGCGGGTGTCCTCGATGGAGATCTGTTGGAAGTCGGTCTCGAGGCGCTCCTTGGTGTGGGGCCAGGAGCCTTCGGGGTGCGGGTAGTCGGTGCCCCACATGAGGGCATCGATGCCGTTGACCCAGCGGCGGCGCAGTTCTTCCTTGCTCATGGTGGAGGCGCCGATGAACACGTTGGTGCCGATGTACTCAGAGGGCAGCCGCTTGATGATGCCCTTGGTGAGGGCGTTGAGCTTCTTGACCTTGGGGTTGGCGCCGAAGCTGGTGTCGGCCTTCCAGAGCAGGTCGCCCAACCAGTAGGAGCCACACTCGACCGGCACGTACTTGAGGTCGGGGAACTTGTCGAACTTCCCCGACAGCAGCAGCTGCCACAGCGTGCGGTGGGTCCAGAACGGCACCTCGAGCACGAACTGGGCGAGGTTGTCGTTGTAGGAGTCCCAGTCGCCCTCGCCGGAGTGGGTGTGCACGACGAGGCCGGCCTCGGCGCACGCGGCCCAGATCGGGTCGTACATGGGGTGGCCGTAGGACGGGTTTCCGTGCCACAGCGTCGGGATCATGATCCCCTTGATGCCGGGCTTGCCGGCGAGCCACTCGACTTCCTTGATGGACTCCTCGACCGAGTGCATGATCGGCACGAGAGCCACGCCGGCGCGGCGGGGCGGGTTGGTGGCGCAGAAGTCCACGAGCCAGCGGTTGTGCGCACGGGCGCCGGCGAACGCAAGGTCGGGGTTCTTGATCTGCCCGGCCGCAAGCCCGGCTCCGAACGGCGGTGACTCCTGGCCTGTGACGGCATCGCCGTCGGCGAAGATCACCTCGCCTGCGATCCCGTCGGCATCGAGTTCCTTGTCGCGGATCTCGGGGTCGTACGCGCCCTGGAGGCCCTCGGCGTTGGCGCTCTCCCACTTCTCGACGTACTCGCCGTTGGTCTCTTCCATCAGACGACGGTGGTCGTGGCGTTGCACCACCCACTCGTCGAACTGGGGATGGAACTTCGACTCGAGGTGGTCGCGGTATTCCTCCACCTGGAGTCCGGCGTGGGTGTCGGACGACACGATCACGTAGGGCTTGTTGGACGTGTCGACGCCCTCGGTCGGATTCGGCATTGCTTCCCCCGTTTGGATCTGGATGCCTGTTGCCCGATGGCGCCGGTGGGCGGGTCGAGCGATCTAGTCTCTATAACGCTGTTCAAGACCCTTGCACACTCTTGTACACCGTGCAAGACTTGCACACCGTTACAGAGAACGGCGGCGGGATCAACCCCCTGTTTGCCTGGTCGTGACAGATACGCCCATTTCACAGATGACAGCACCAGCAGCACCCACCGACACCGGCACAGCCACGAGCAGTGCAGACCGGGCGAAGACCACCCATGCGGGGCTGGGAGCCGACGATGTCGTGGAGGCGGCGCTGGCCATCGTGGAATCCGACGGCGGCGACGCCCTCACGATGCGGCGACTGGCATCCGACCTCGGCGTCACCACCACCACGATCTACTGGCACATCGGAAACCGCGATGAGTTGGTGCTGGCGCTGATCGGCAAGATGGCCGACCGCCTGGCCGATGCCGAAGTGACCGGCGACACCGCGCAGCAACGGGTCACCTCCGCGGCCACCAACATCTGGCGCAACGCGCTCGAACACCGCAACGTCACCGCCCTCGCGAGCCAGGTCGGCGCCACCACCTTGTTGGAGCTGCCACTCGAGGTGGCACTGCTGGCCGAACTGGAAGCGGCCGGCCTGCGCGGCCACGCAGCCCGTGACGCCATGCGCTCGATACTGATGTGCATCGCCGGGTTCCTGATCGGGGCGTGGCGCTCCGATGACCGCGTGCCCGAAGACCTGCGGGCCACTGCGCTTTGGGCCAAGGTCAGCGACGACCGCGTGAGCGCCGAGTCGACCTCGGCGATGGCCAATCCGGGCGACCTGGAGCCGGTCTGCGAGATGACACTCGCAGCGGTGGTCGCCGGGCTGGTGCCGGGCGACTGACAACGAAGAGATCTCGGGAGAGACGACGAAGGGTCCGGGAGGACGGACAACCAACGCCGCCGGGTGCAGCCCGGCGGAAGTACCAGGGGGAATGAACATGACAGATGCACCGATGACACGCCCGGGTGAGGTGATGGGCATACCCAAGCTCGTCATCAAGTACCCGACCGACATGGACCGCATCGCGGATCTGCTGCCACCTGGCATGACGCCGCACGGCGATCCGATCGTGCAGATCGGCATCTACTGCGTGCCCGTGCTCGGCGAGCCCGAGTTCGGCATCAGCACCAAGGTGCCGGCCACCTGGGGCGGACTGGACGGTCAGTACAGCCTCGGCATCGGCATCGACCAGGAAGCGGCCATCTTCGGCAGCCGAGAGACCAACGGCCAGCCCAAGTTCCCCTGCTCCATCAAGTACTTCCGGCTCGGCGACAAGGTCCAGGCCCGCGCCACGCACCAGGGCTACACGTTCGCCACCTACGAGGGCACCGTGTCGGGCGAGCGCGACGTCGACGGCCAGGAGGTCGAGGACAACGAGTGGTGGATCAAGGTATCCCGCGCCGTCGGGGGCGCGGAGAAGCAGTACGACTTCCCGCCCCACGTCGTGAGGGTTCGCACCGCCGGCATCGCGAAGTACGTCGAGACCCTCGATGGCGACTTCGCCCTGCACCACAGCCCTTGGGACCCGCAGGCCGAGCTGCTGCCCATCAAGGGCGAGGCAACCGCCGAGCTGGTGACCACCCAGCACACCGCCCGCGAGATCACGCTCGACGAGCCGCTCGACCCCGACGCCTTCTGGCCCTATGCCGACACCATCGGCGGGTCGCGGTTCCTCGGCGAGCGCGGCGCGCCGCCCGCGAGGCCCTGACGGCCGGATCCGGGGAGACCGCAGATGGCCGACGAGCCGGAGATCATCGATCCGATCCCGCTGCACGAGATGCTCGGGCTCGAGTTCGAGCGCCCGGAGTTCGGGGAGCGCACCGCCGACGTGTCCATGCCGGTGCGCCGGGAGGCCTTCGGGTTCACCGGCAACCTGCACGGTGGCGCGATCGCCACCCTCGTCGACCTCTCCTGTGCACTCGCGGCTGCCCAGTTCAGCGGCTTCGACCCGATGAAGGAGTCACTGGTCACCGCCGACATGCATGTCCGCTACCTGGGCCGGCCCAAAGCCGAGAAGGTCGTGGCGCGCTCCGAGGTGGTGAAGATCGGCAGCCAGCTGATCGTCGTGGAGTGCAAGGTGATTGGCGGCACCAACGACGACGGCGAGGACCACGTGATAGCGGTCGCCGACTTCTCCATGATGAAGGTGCCGGTGCGCAGGCCGCTGTCGCCCGACATCGTGGTCGAGCCCGGCGACCCGGAGTTGTAGGCAGGGTGCTGTGACATCCGCAGTATGGGAAACGAGAGGAATCCGCCGTACGGTACGGATTCGACAGGGGGAACGATGACCGACACAGATCCGAAGCCACCGACACGCTACGAGGACGTGATCCCGCAGCGCCTCGATGACCCGCTCATCGACCGGCGCGCCTCGCGCACCCGTGGATTGCCGCTGGCGATCGAGGAGCTGCCCTACGAGGTCGAGAACCGGCCCGAGCCGCCACCGGTACCCAACGGCTGGTACGCGCTGGCCGGATCGTCGGAGATCGAACCCGGTGAGGCGCTGTCGGCGATCGCGTGCGCCCGGGAGCTCGTGGTGTTCCGCGGCGCCGACAACGGAGAGGTCAGCGTGCTCGACGCACACTGCCCGCACCTCGGCGCCCACCTCGGCGGGGGCGAGATCAAGGGCGACACGATCGCCTGCCCCTACCACGGTTGGCAGTTCGAGGGGTCCGGCCGGTGCGTCGAGATCCCCTACAGCGACTCGCGGATCCCTTCCAAGGCCTGCGTGAAGAGCTACCCGTCACGCGAGATCAACGGGATGATCCTGTTCTGGTACCACGCAGGTGGGGCGGAGCCCAACTACGAGGTGCCGGAGATCCCGGAGCTCGACGACGCCGACTACGGCGAGCCGCACATCTTCGAAACCGAGTTCCACTCGGCGCTGCAGGACATGGCGGAGAACAACGTCGACTACACGCACTTCCACTTCGTGCACCGGCGCGCCGCCCTGGATGACTCGACCTCGAAGTTCACCACAGACGGTCCGTTCTCCAAGGTGGTCGAGGTGTTCGACGAGGAGGGCCTGATGCCCTTCACCCGGTGGACCTATGGCCCGGGCATCGCATACCTGCGGGTGCCCGACCTGATGACGGTTCTCACGGCCACAACCCCGATCGACCGACGCCACGTGCGGCTGCTCTGGCAGTTCTACCTGCCCTCTGCGATGGAATCGGTGGCCGACGACATCGTGGACGGCGTGACCGGGTCCTACGGGGTGACCGCGGATGTGCCCATCTGGCGCGACAAGGTGTTCCGCGACCAGCCGGTCCTGGTCAAGGGCGACGGTCCGGTGCACAAGTTCCGCAAGTGGTACGCCCAGTTCTACGAGGGCAACTGAGCCGACCCGACCAACTGCGGCGCCGTGGCGGCGACGCGCAATACAGTGCTGGGCCTCATGGCAGCAGAACCATCCCCGGGTCAGATCAGCTACGAGGAGGCACTCGCGCAGGTGACGGCGCCGGGCCAGCTCTTCGAGGTCGGCCCGATGGAAGTGGCGGGGCGCGAGATGCCGGGGTTCGTGAACGCTCCGCATACCCTCAAGGCGCTGTTCGACCTCGCCCGTGGCCATGGAGACAAGACCTTCCTCGTCTACGAGGACGAACGGTGGAGCTTCGATGAGACCTTCGCCCGCGTCGATGCGCTTGCTTCCGGCCTGGTCGAGAGGTTCGGGGTGGAGCCGGGTGACCGCGTGGCGATCGCCATGCGCAACCTGCCCGAGTGGGTTGTGTCATTCGCCGCGGTCACCTCGATCGGTGCGGTCTCGGTGTCGTTCAACGCGTGGTGGGTGACCGAGGAGATCGAGTACGCCCTTGACGACGCCGCGCCCAAGGTGGTGATCGCGGATGAACAGCGGGTCGAGCGCGCAGCCGCTGCTTGTGCCGACCGGGGTATCACACTGCTGGGAGTGCGCTGTGGCGCGCTGCCCGACGGTGTCGTCGCCTGGTCCGATGCTCTCGACGATGGCGCGCCGATGCCGGAGGTCGACCTGACAAGCGACATGGACGCCACGATCCTCTACACCTCCGGAACCACAGGGCACCCCAAGGGAGCGGTGTCGTCCAGCGGGGCGATCATGCAGGCGCTGGCCGGGTTCAGCTGCCGTGCGATGGCCGAGATCGCGCGGAAGGCCTCGACCCCGGCCGCAACCGATGACGGTGCAGACCGCCCGAAGCGGCGTCCGCCGGTGTTCATCCTCGTGGTGCCGCTGTTCCACGTGACCGGATGTGTGCCCGTGATGCTCGGATCGTTCCTCGGCGGCTACAGGCTCGTGATGATGCACCGCTGGGAGCCCCAGCGCGCACTGGAGCTCATCGAGCGCGAGCAGGTCACGCAGTTCGTGGGTGTGCCCACGCAGAGCTGGGACCTGCTGGAGTGTCCCGAGTTCGCCCGCTACGACACCTCGAGCCTCGAGAAGATCGGCGGGGGCGGTGCGCCGGCCCCGCCGAAGCTGGTGCGGCGCGTCGAGGACAGCTTCGCCAGCGGCGGGCCGACGATCGGCTACGGCATGACCGAGACCAATGCCTACGGCCCTCAGAACACGGGGGATGACTACCTGGCGCACCCCACATCGACTGGTCGGGGGACGCCGATCCTGTCGCTCGAGGTGCGCGATGTCGACGGCGGCGCGGTGCCGGCCGGTGAGCTCGGTGAGATCTGGATGGGTGGGCCGCACCTGATCCGCGGCTACTGGAACCGGCCCGAGGCGACGGCCGAGACGATCGTCGACGGGTGGTTGCGCACCGGCGACCTGGGCCGTCTCGACGACGACGGCTTCCTCTACATCGAGGATCGTGCCAAGGACATGGTGCTGCGCGGCGGAGAGAACGTGTACTGCGCCGAGGTGGAAGCAGCCGTCTACGAGCACCCGGCCGTCTACGAGGCAGCCGTGTACGGCCTGCCCCACGAGCGGCTGGGCGAGGAGGTGGTCGCGACCATCCGGCTCAAGGAAGGGGAGTCGCTCGACGGTCCGGGGCTGCGCTCCTGGCTGTCGGAGCACCTGGCGGCGTTCAAGATCCCGTCGCGCATGCGTTTCACCACCGAGGAGCTACCGCGCAACGCCTCGGGCAAGATGCTCAAGCGCCAGATGCGCGACGAGGACCTCGATTCGTACTGAGCCCCGGGCGCAGTCGGTGCTGGCTGACCCAATGGCGCATGGCCCGGTC is a window of Actinomycetes bacterium DNA encoding:
- a CDS encoding PaaI family thioesterase, translated to MADEPEIIDPIPLHEMLGLEFERPEFGERTADVSMPVRREAFGFTGNLHGGAIATLVDLSCALAAAQFSGFDPMKESLVTADMHVRYLGRPKAEKVVARSEVVKIGSQLIVVECKVIGGTNDDGEDHVIAVADFSMMKVPVRRPLSPDIVVEPGDPEL
- a CDS encoding acyl--CoA ligase; protein product: MAAEPSPGQISYEEALAQVTAPGQLFEVGPMEVAGREMPGFVNAPHTLKALFDLARGHGDKTFLVYEDERWSFDETFARVDALASGLVERFGVEPGDRVAIAMRNLPEWVVSFAAVTSIGAVSVSFNAWWVTEEIEYALDDAAPKVVIADEQRVERAAAACADRGITLLGVRCGALPDGVVAWSDALDDGAPMPEVDLTSDMDATILYTSGTTGHPKGAVSSSGAIMQALAGFSCRAMAEIARKASTPAATDDGADRPKRRPPVFILVVPLFHVTGCVPVMLGSFLGGYRLVMMHRWEPQRALELIEREQVTQFVGVPTQSWDLLECPEFARYDTSSLEKIGGGGAPAPPKLVRRVEDSFASGGPTIGYGMTETNAYGPQNTGDDYLAHPTSTGRGTPILSLEVRDVDGGAVPAGELGEIWMGGPHLIRGYWNRPEATAETIVDGWLRTGDLGRLDDDGFLYIEDRAKDMVLRGGENVYCAEVEAAVYEHPAVYEAAVYGLPHERLGEEVVATIRLKEGESLDGPGLRSWLSEHLAAFKIPSRMRFTTEELPRNASGKMLKRQMRDEDLDSY
- a CDS encoding amidohydrolase, which encodes MPNPTEGVDTSNKPYVIVSSDTHAGLQVEEYRDHLESKFHPQFDEWVVQRHDHRRLMEETNGEYVEKWESANAEGLQGAYDPEIRDKELDADGIAGEVIFADGDAVTGQESPPFGAGLAAGQIKNPDLAFAGARAHNRWLVDFCATNPPRRAGVALVPIMHSVEESIKEVEWLAGKPGIKGIMIPTLWHGNPSYGHPMYDPIWAACAEAGLVVHTHSGEGDWDSYNDNLAQFVLEVPFWTHRTLWQLLLSGKFDKFPDLKYVPVECGSYWLGDLLWKADTSFGANPKVKKLNALTKGIIKRLPSEYIGTNVFIGASTMSKEELRRRWVNGIDALMWGTDYPHPEGSWPHTKERLETDFQQISIEDTRLMLGLNAVECYDLDLPALEGIAEKVGPTPEQLNQDPDLRTPPNAIREARWWFDDYGIPWPGDSA
- a CDS encoding Rieske 2Fe-2S domain-containing protein, yielding MTDTDPKPPTRYEDVIPQRLDDPLIDRRASRTRGLPLAIEELPYEVENRPEPPPVPNGWYALAGSSEIEPGEALSAIACARELVVFRGADNGEVSVLDAHCPHLGAHLGGGEIKGDTIACPYHGWQFEGSGRCVEIPYSDSRIPSKACVKSYPSREINGMILFWYHAGGAEPNYEVPEIPELDDADYGEPHIFETEFHSALQDMAENNVDYTHFHFVHRRAALDDSTSKFTTDGPFSKVVEVFDEEGLMPFTRWTYGPGIAYLRVPDLMTVLTATTPIDRRHVRLLWQFYLPSAMESVADDIVDGVTGSYGVTADVPIWRDKVFRDQPVLVKGDGPVHKFRKWYAQFYEGN
- a CDS encoding acetoacetate decarboxylase family protein, translating into MTDAPMTRPGEVMGIPKLVIKYPTDMDRIADLLPPGMTPHGDPIVQIGIYCVPVLGEPEFGISTKVPATWGGLDGQYSLGIGIDQEAAIFGSRETNGQPKFPCSIKYFRLGDKVQARATHQGYTFATYEGTVSGERDVDGQEVEDNEWWIKVSRAVGGAEKQYDFPPHVVRVRTAGIAKYVETLDGDFALHHSPWDPQAELLPIKGEATAELVTTQHTAREITLDEPLDPDAFWPYADTIGGSRFLGERGAPPARP
- a CDS encoding SDR family NAD(P)-dependent oxidoreductase codes for the protein MSESVPSPIDPSGAVAVVTGGASGMGYSIATALLKRGATVVIADIEQSALDSTVAELSELGKVEGVRTDVSDEASTAALAEHVFSNHGRCNLLFLNAGVTSGGGGLPWQQEPNDWRWCFGVNVFGVAIGVSEFVPRMIESGEPGQVIMTSSGDGGFAPVATASVYAASKAAVSCFTEALQLNLAKEGVPINASVFYPSGGLMDTGLYTASRNRPDELQRKGEGTGRKSFTFEELKDRIASATGHEPKVADMPALGEFAVDGAIERRFIIAHDLDDTAELLHRRADAIERSELPPAHKIGI
- a CDS encoding TetR family transcriptional regulator, which encodes MTAPAAPTDTGTATSSADRAKTTHAGLGADDVVEAALAIVESDGGDALTMRRLASDLGVTTTTIYWHIGNRDELVLALIGKMADRLADAEVTGDTAQQRVTSAATNIWRNALEHRNVTALASQVGATTLLELPLEVALLAELEAAGLRGHAARDAMRSILMCIAGFLIGAWRSDDRVPEDLRATALWAKVSDDRVSAESTSAMANPGDLEPVCEMTLAAVVAGLVPGD